Proteins encoded by one window of Deferribacterota bacterium:
- a CDS encoding ADP-ribosylglycohydrolase family protein — translation NNTFYDILLPIVNKGGDCDTNGALAGMLAGALYGRKGLYKGWLKKIKKEIKRDIERQTIKLLQI, via the coding sequence TAACAATACATTTTACGATATTCTACTGCCAATCGTCAATAAAGGCGGTGATTGTGACACTAATGGAGCACTAGCTGGAATGTTAGCAGGTGCACTCTATGGAAGAAAGGGTTTGTATAAAGGTTGGCTAAAAAAGATCAAGAAGGAAATAAAAAGAGATATAGAAAGGCAAACGATAAAGTTATTGCAGATATGA